A single genomic interval of Daucus carota subsp. sativus chromosome 1, DH1 v3.0, whole genome shotgun sequence harbors:
- the LOC108205338 gene encoding probable hexosyltransferase MUCI70: MTSGSLGLRTGSYGSLQQHFQNGFRTIPTVPPVVVRKAPKIYKEKERMVTWFFKFAPRKKVGMLLLFAVSALVFGWVLYVGKGGDTQEGVHIPSMSLNDTSDFIHSGYFSPNADQIKFRIFNSSIDPQSNVAQVPPPPKYFTGYTLPPGNPCESFTLPPPPADKKRTGPRPCPVCYLPVEDAIARMPTAPSFSPVIQNISYIHEDSLRRSEFGGSEFGGYPSLEQRNDSYNVRESMSVHCGFVRGTQPGHQTGFDIDDSDLHEMEKCKGVVVASAIFGAYDLIQQPRNISETAKENVCFFMFLDEETDKFLRKTTVLDSENKLGLWRIVIIRNLPYNDPRRNGKIPKLLLHRLFPYARYSLWLDGKLELVVDPYQILERFLWRKNSTFAISRHYKRFDVFIEAEANKAAAKYDNASIDFQTEFYRREGLTPYSEAKLPITSDVPEGCVIIREHIPITNLFTCLWFNEVDRFTSRDQISFATVRNKITSKTNWTVNMFMDCERRNFVVQAYHRDVLEHLSPPPPRVTSRPPPPLPRTPDKMSSGSSRGNVVPKNKVPAKHRTDRRSGSKRHRKVAAGSRNIS, encoded by the exons ATGACTTCAGGGTCACTAGGTCTCCGTACAGGAAGTTATGGATCATTGCAACAGCACTTTCAGAACGGGTTTCGAACGATTCCTACAGTTCCGCCAGTTGTTGTCCGGAAGGCTCCTAAGATATATAAAGAGAAAGAAAGAATGGTGACGTGGTTCTTTAAATTTGCCCCTCGAAAGAAAGTGGGAATGCTGCTCTTGTTTGCTGTTTCTGCGTTAGTGTTTGGATGGGTGTTGTATGTGGGAAAAG GTGGAGATACCCAGGAAGGTGTTCATATACCGAGTATGTCACTGAATGATACTTCAGATTTTATCCATTCTGGGTATTTTTCACCGAATGCAGATCAAATTAAGTTTAGGATTTTTAATTCTTCTATAGACCCACAAAGTAATGTAGCACAGGTTCCTCCACCTCCCAAGTATTTTACTGGGTACACCCTGCCTCCTGGAAATCCGTGTGAAAGTTTTACATTACCTCCACCACCAGCAGATAAGAAACGGACTGGACCACGGC CATGTCCAGTATGTTATCTTCCCGTTGAAGATGCTATTGCCCGGATGCCGACGGCCCCATCATTTTCTCCTGTAATTcaaaatatatcttatatacATGAAGACTCACTAAGAAGAAGTGAGTTTGGAGGTTCAGAATTTGGTGGATATCCGTCACTGGAGCAGAGAAATGATTCTTATAATGTAAGAGAATCAATGAGTGTACATTGCGG ATTTGTTAGAGGAACTCAACCTGGACATCAGACAGGATTCGATATTGATGATTCTGACCTCCATGAGATGGAGAAGTGTAAAGGAGTGGTGGTTGCATCAGCTATATTTG GGGCATATGACTTGATTCAACAGCCGAGGAATATTAGTGAAACTGCGAAGGAAAATGTTTGTTTCTTTATGTTCTTAGATGAAGAAACAGATAAATTTTTAAGGAAAACTACTGTGTTGGACAGTGAAAATAAGCTGGGATTGTGGAGGATAGTTATTATCCGCAACCTTCCTTACAATGACCCTAGAAGAAATGGAAAG ATTCCTAAGCTTCTGCTGCACAGGCTTTTCCCCTATGCCCGCTACTCATTATGGCTTGATGGAAAACTTGAACTTGTTGTGGATCCCTATCAAATTCTGGAAAG GTTTCTGTGGAGAAAAAATTCAACTTTTGCAATATCTAGGCATTATAAGCGCTTTGATGTGTTTATTGAGGCTGAGGCTAACAAGGCTGCTGCTAAGTATGATAATGCCTCCATTGACTTCCAAACGGAATTTTATCGTAGGGAAGGTTTAACCCCATATTCAGAGGCAAAGCTTCCCATAACAAGTG ATGTTCCGGAAGGATGCGTAATTATAAGGGAGCATATTCCTATTACCAACCTATTTACTTGTCTTTGGTTCAATGAAGTTGATCGATTTACATCTAGAGACCAGATAAGTTTTGCCACTGTAAGGAACAAAATTACGTCGAAGACAAATTGGACTGTTAATATGTTCATGGATTGTGAGAGACGCAACTTTGTAGTTCAG GCGTACCATCGTGATGTGCTTGAACACTTGTCTCCTCCCCCACCTCGTGTTACTTCTCGCCCTCCTCCCCCTTTGCCTCGAACACCAGACAAAATGTCATCCGGAAGTTCTAGAGGAAATGTGGTACCAAAAAACAAAGTCCCAGCAAAGCATCGTACAGACAGAAGATCTGGTTCAAAACGTCATCGCAAAGTTGCTGCTGGTAGTAGGAACATCAGTTGA